CATGTGCGCACCTTCCGCGCCTACGGCGTCCACGAGCGCTCGATCCTCGGACGGCACGCACTGCGCGGCGCGCTCGCCCCCGTCATCGCCCTCGCCGCGAACGACTTCGGCTCGATGTTCGGCGGAGCCGTCCTCACCGAGACGCTCTTCGGGCTGCCCGGTCTCGGCCAGGCACTCGTGGGCGCGGTCAACGTCGTCGACCTTCCCGTGGTGGTCGGAATGGTGCTCGTCACGGGCTTCTTCGTGGTGGTGGCCAACCTCGTCGCGGATCTCCTGTACGCCGTGGCCGACCGGAGGGTGGTGCTCGTATGAGCCTGGTGGACGTACGGGGGCTGACCGTCGACTACGGCACCACCCGGGCCGTGGACGACCTCTCCTTCACCCTGGCCGAGGGCGCCGCCCTCGCCCTGGTGGGCGAGTCGGGCTCCGGCAAGAGCACCGTCGCCGCGGCACTGCTCGGCCTGCACCGCGGCACCGGGACCCACGTCGGCGGCTCGCTGACGGTGGCCGGAACGGATGTCCAGCAGGCCACCGACGACGAACTCCGGCGACTGCGCGGCGCCCGTGCCGCGATGGTCTTCCAGGACCCGCTGTCCTCGCTGGACCCCTATTACGCCGTCGGCGACCAGATCGCCGAGGTGTACCGCACGCACACCCGTGCGGGTCGCCGGGCGGCCCGGGAGCGGGCCTTTCAGGTACTCGACCTGGTCGGCATCCCCGACGCCGCCCGCCGAGCGCGTATGCGGCCCCACGAGTTCAGCGGCGGGATGCGCCAGCGTGCCCTGATCGCCATGGCGATGGCCTGCGAACCCGCCCTCCTCATCGCGGACGAACCGACGACCGCCCTCGACGTCACCGTCCAGGCGCAGATCCTCGATCTGCTCCACGGCCTGCGCGAGGAGACCGGGATGGGGCTGCTGCTGGTCACCCACGATGTCGGGGTGGCCGCGGAGAGCGTCGACGAGGTCCTCGTGATGCGTGCGGGCCGTGCCCTCGAACGCGGGCCCATCGGCACCGTCCTGCGAGCGCCCGCCGAGCCGTACACGCGGGAGCTCCTCGGCTCCGTCCCCCGGGTCGACGGGCCCAAGGAGCAGCGCCGCCCCGTCACGGGCGACGTCCTGCTCAGCGCCACCGGCCTGCGCCGCGACTTCGGGCGGGGGCGGCGCGCCGTCACCGCCGTCGACGACGTGTCCCTGACCCTGCACAGCGGCGAGACGCTGGGCGTCGTCGGCGAGAGCGGCAGCGGCAAGACCACGCTGGGGCGGATGCTCGTGGGGCTGCTGGAGCCGACCGCGGGAACGCTCGCCTACGGAGGCGCCGGCCGACCACGGGTCCAGATGGTCTTCCAGGACCCCGTCGCCTCACTCAACCCCAGACGCAGCATCGGCGAGACCATCGCGGATCCGCTGCGTGCCCGCGGCGAGCGGGATGGGGCCCGGCTCCGTACCCGGGTCGGAGACCTCCTCGAACGCGTCGGCCTCGACCCCGCCTTCTACGACCGCTATCCGCACGAGTTCAGCGGAGGACAGCGCCAGCGTGTAGGGATCGCCCGCGCGCTCGCTCCCCGTCCGGACCTGATCGTCTGCGACGAACCGGTGTCCTCGCTCGACGTCACTACCCAGGCTCATGTGACGGAGCTGCTGGCGGAGGTGCAGCGGGAGTTCGGGCTCGCGCTCGTGTTCATCGCGCACGATCTCGCGGTCGTACGGCAGGTCAGTGACCGGGTCGCGGTCATGAGGCGGGGGAGCGTGGTGGAGTACGGCTCGGTCGACGAGGTGTACGCGGCGCCGCGCGACCCCTACACCCGGAGGCTCCTTGCCGCGGTGCCGACGCTCGACCCGGTCGCCGCCGCGCAGCGACGGACGGCCCGGCGGACGCTGGCTCCCGCCCCTTGAACTGCCGGCCCGGTCCCTTCCGTCTCGCCCACCGAGTGCGCGGGCGGAAGGGACCGTGGTCGGCGGCTTCCGGGACCGCAGGACGACTCGCCATGTCTTCAGCAAACAGATCATGCTGCGACGCTACGGTCCGGGCTGTCCGCCGGACCATGCGGTTCACCGCAGATGTTCACTGCGGTTCACCGCAGTGAGGTTTTCCGCACTGCGGTTTACCGCACCCCGGCTGTGCGGTGAACCGCATGGCGCCGCCCCGTGCCCGTTTCTTACGGTTGGCGCATGATCGAAGCGAGCAGCAGAGTGGAGCACGCCGGGGGTGTCGTCGGCTGGGCCACCGATGTCATGGGGACGTTGGGCGCGCCCGGAGCAGGCGTGGCCAACGCGGTCGACACGGTCATCCCGTTCGTACCCAGCGAGGTCATCCTGCCCATCGCGGGCTTCGCGGCGAGCGAAGGCCAGATGAGCCTGACGGGCGCGATCTTCTGGGCCACCGCGGGATCGGTCCTGGGCTCCCTCGTCGTCTACTACGTGGGCGCGCTGCTCGGGCGCGACCGCACGCGTGCGGTGGCCGCACGCATCCCCCTGATCAGGGTGCACGACGTGGACAGGGCGGAGGCCTGGTTCGGGCGCCACGGCGCCAAGGCGGTGTTCATAGCCCGGATGGTGCCGGTGATCCGCAGCATGATCTCCATACCGGCGGGCATCGAGCGGATGCCGATCCTGACCTTCACCGCTCTCACGGCGATGGGCAGCCTGATATGGAACGCGGCGTTCATCCTGGCCGGCTACTGGCTGGGGAGCAACTGGCGGGTCGTGGAGAAGTACGGCGGTTACGCGACCACGGCGGTTGTGATCCTGGTCGTCCTGGCCGTGGGGCACTTCGTGGTGTCCCGGCTGAGGTCGTCCAAGGAGCAGAACCGGTCTGAATGAGGTTCCCGGCACGCCGTGGGAGACGGCGGGCCAGGGCTGGGGTGGGGTGCCGTCGGGGGTGGCTTCGATGAATTCTTGTTCGGCCGGGGACGCCCGTATGTGAGGCGCCCGTCACGCTGTTGCCAGTGCCAGTGCCAGTGCCAGTGCCAGTGCCAGTGCCAGTGCCAGTGCCAGTGCCAGTGCCAGTGCCAGTGCCAGTCCTGGGCCAAGGCCTGAGGGGCCTGTGATCGCCGGCCCCGGTGCTCTGCTCGTCCGGCCGGGGGAGTCCAGGTGTGCGCCGTACGGGTTGTGTCCTCGTGCGGGTCCGGCGTGTGTGGGAAGAGTGGAGCGCCTTGGCGGTGAGGTCTTGCCATCATGCCCGCGGGAGCGTGTTGCCGGGCCGGCTCGCGCGGCACCGACCGTGCTCGGAGCCCGTCTCGGGGTAGAGGGCGAAGGCCGTTGATCAGCGCCGTGTGGGCGCCAGGCCCGGCACAGCGCTCACCCTGGTGCGGGACCGCGTTCTGGCCGGGCCGCCGTCAAAGCCGCGTCCGGGCTACTGGGTTCGGTCGCTTCCGCAGGCCGGTGCGGTACGGCCCTCCACCCGGACGACGGGGAGGACGGGGAGGACGGGGACGACCCCGGCACGACTCCGGACCCCGCGCGGGGCCGTGTGCAGGGCGATGCCGTGCGGCGTGGGTCCGCTCGGTGGGCCGACAGGAATGAGCAAGGGAGCAGACCATGACCGACCGGGCCACAGGGACCGCCGTCGTCACCGGTGCCTCGGGCGGTATGGGTGCCGTCTTCGCCGACCGCCTGGCGGCTCGCGGCCACGACCTTATCCTGGTCGCCCGTAACAGGCCGAAGCTGGAGACCCTGGCAGGGGAGCTTGCCGAGCAGACGGGCCGGCGCGTGGAAGTCCTGGCCGCTGACCTGGCGGACCGCGCACAGTCGGTGGTCGTCGAGGACAGGCTGCGGAGCGACGAGTCCATCGAGTTGCTGGTCAACAACGCGGGGCTGAGCGGGTTCAGCCCGCTCACCGGAGCCGACCCCGACGCGGCAGCCGAGATGATCGCCGTCAACACGACGGCCTTCACCCGGCTCGCCATCGCGGCGCTGGCCGGCCTGACGCGGCGCGGCCGGGGTGCCATCATCAACCTCTCCTCGGCGCTGGCGCTCAACATCTATCCCGTCAGCGCGGTGTACAGCGGCACCAAGAGCTATGTCATCGCCTTCACCCAGGCGCTCCAGCAGGAGCTGGGCGATGGCCCGGTCAGGGCCCAGCTGGCCGTGCCCGGTGGTGTGGACACGGCGTTCTGGGACGGGTCGGGAATCGAACTCGAATCGCTGTCCGCGGACGCGGTGATGTCACCCGAGGACGCGGTTGACGCCGTGCTCGCCGGCTTCGACGCGGGTGAGCCCGTGACCATCCCCTCGATGCCCGACATCACCGACTGGACCAGCTTCGACCAGGCACGCAAGGACCTGATTCCGAAGCTCTCCCGGGCCCACCCGGCGGACCGATACACGCCCTGACGCGGTGCGCCGGGGGGAGGGGGCAGGCGCCGGCCTCTCGCCGAACGGGCTTCCCGTCACCGCGAACGGGTGGTCCCTCCAGGAGGGCGCGGCGGTCGTCGGCCTCTCCGGCCGTACGGGCGTCACGCTCCCGTGGTGGAGCCGGGGCGAATGATCATGAGGATGGTGACGGTGGCCCAGAGCAGGTTGAAGACACCGGTCGTCATGGCGAGGCGGCCGATGGACGGAAGGGGGGAGTCGGCGCCGGGTTCCAAGGCCGAGGAGAGCGCGTCCTCCTGCGCCGGCAGGATCAGGAGGATCAGCACGGCCGCTGCAGCGAACGTCAGGATGATCGAGGTGATCAGCCAGGGGCTGGAGAGGACGCCCAGGCTGATCGCGGTCCCGAATCCGAAGAGGAGAAGGGCGATCCCGATGGCTGCGTAGACGCGGCAGATACGGTGCAGCACCCGCAGGATCGCCGCATCCTCGCCGCCCGGATTGCCCCGGAGGCGGCGGAGGACACCGGGGAACATGCTTGCGGCGACGGTCACCGGGCCGACGGCGAGTATGGCCGCCAGGACGTGCAGGGAGAGGAGCAGTTTGGTCATGAGCGCTCCGCCGGGGCGAGAGCGGCGTGCCGAGGACTGATCGCCGGGCGAGTGGGCGGCTCCCCGGCCCGGGAGGTGCCGGTGAGGGGCGCGCCTTCCCGGGCCACCGCGATGACGGGGTGGCCGGAGGCGAAGGCGTCGAAGGAAAAGGCATGGGTGTGCATATGGGGTCCTACAGGGGGTGGGAACGGTCGTGCTCCGAGTCGTCATGACGCTAACCGGGCGGGACCGCCGGCCCCAGTGGCGTTTGTGACAGTAATCAACGGGATAGTGCCAAACGGCTTCCCATCCCCTCTGACCTGGCAGAAGGTAGGGGAGCGGCCGGGCTGGCAGGGTCGGTGGACAGATGCGAGGGGGTATGTTCTGGACATGCACACCGTTGCCGTGATCGCGCTGGGGAAGGTGATTCCGTTCGACCTGGCGACCCCCATCGAGGTGTTCAGCCGCACCCGGCTCCCCGACGGGCGCCCCGGTTACCAGGTACGGGTGTGTGCCGAGGAGCCGGAGGTCGACGCGGGGACGTTTACGATCCGGGCCCGTTGGGGGCTGGAGGGACTGAAGGGCGCGGACACCGTCATCGTGCCCGGCACCGCCGAACCGGAGGCCCCGGTGACGCCCGCCGTCCGTACCGCGCTGCGGGAGGCGGCGGCCGGGGGAACCCGGATCGCCTCCATCTGCACGGGCACGTTCGTGCTGGCCGCCTGCGGGCTGCTCGACGGTCTGCGCGCCACCACCCACTGGCTCGCCAAGGACAGCCTCGCCGCCGGCTACCCGGACATCGACGTCGATCCCGACGTGCTCTACGTCGACAACGGGCAGATCCTCACCTCGGCCGGCGCGGCGGCCGGGCTCGACCTCTGCCTGCACATGATCCGGCGCGACTACGGCTCCGCCGTGGCCGCCGACGCCGCGCGGCTGTCGGTGATGCCGTTGGAGCGGGAGGGCGGGCAGGCGCAGTTCATCGTGCACGACCACACGCCCACCCCGAAGGGCTCCGCTCTCGAACCCCTGTTGGCCTGGCTGCGGGACAACATCGGACGGGACCTCACCCTCGACGAGATCGCCGAGCGCGCCGGCGTCAGCAGCCGTACGCTGATCCGCCGCTTCCGCGAGCAGACCGGCACCACGCCCCTCCAGTGGCTCCACCGCGCACGGGTCCGGCAGGCGCAGCACCTGCTGGAGACCACGCAGCACTCAGTCGAACGCATCGGTTCCCAGGTCGGCTTCGGCTCGCCGACCGCGTTCCGTGACCGCTTCAAACGGACCACGGGTCTCAGCCCCGGGGCGTACCGCAGGGCCTTCACCTGACGGGACGGCTTCGTGGCAGGCCACCACCGAAGTGAGGCGTGCCGTATGTGCCGCACGGCGTGCCCCGGCCAGGCGGGCCGGGCATCGGGTACGACGTGCGTGGGCCCGGGTCGTGCGCTTCCGGTCCGGAACTCCCCCGCGGCTCACTGACCTGGCGACGAGGCAGGCGAGCGCAGGGGAGCCGGGGAGCCGCGCAGGGCCGGGGTGAAGAAGGCGACCAGGGCCACCGCGCCCAGGCAGAGCAGGCCGCCGCTGATCAGGGCCGTGGCGCCGGAGGTGGCGTCGGCGACCAGGCCGGCGCGCAGGTTCCCGAGGTCCGGGCCCGCCTGCCCGACGATCTGCTCGGCGGCGCCGACCCTGCCGAGCAGCGCGGCCGGCGTCCGGCTCTGGACGACGATGCTCCGGGAGACCACGGAAACGGTGTCGGCCGCACCGGCCAGGACGAGGGCGGCCAAACCCGTCCACGGCCCCGGAGCCAGGGCGAACAGCGCGAGTGCCACGCCCCAGGAGGCGGAGCCGGCGAGCATGACCAGGCCGGGGCGCGGCAGCCTGGTGAACGTCCCGGAGAACACCGATGCCCCCACTCCGCCGGCCGCCACCGCGGTCAGGAACAGGCCGAGGGTGCGCGGGTCATCGCCGAACCGTTCCGCGTTGAGCAGCGGGAACAGGCTGACCGGCATCGACAGCACGGTGGTGGCGAGATCCGTGAGCAGCGCGCCGCGGACCGCGGGTGTCCGGACCACGAAGGCCATGCCGTCCAGCATCCCCCGGGCGCCCGGCCGGGCTGGCTCCTCACCCGGCGCCATCCGGGGCAGGCCCCACGCCCCGTAGTACGCCGCCGCGAACGTGAGCGCGTCGATCAGGTAGCAGCCGCCGACGCCCAGCCCGCCCACCGTGAGGCTGCCCAGCGCGGGGCCGAGCAGCATGGCGCCCTGGAAGGTGAGCCTGCGCAGTGCGAGGCCGGCGGCCAGGTGCTGTTTCGGGAGCAGGCGCGGGATGAAGGTGCGGGACACCGGGCCGCTGCCCGCGGTGAAGCAGGACTGGACGGCGACCAGGCCCAGCACCCCGGCAGCCGGGAGGTGGCCGAAGATGCCCTGCACCGCCAGCAGCAGGGAGCAGGCCGCCTGCCCACCGAGCATCAGCAGATAGAAGGACCGGCGCTCCACCCGGTCGGCGAGCGAGCCCGCGTAGAGCCCGAGCACCACCAGCGGAAGGGCCTGGGCCAGCCCGACCGCGCCGGTCCACGCGGTGCTCCTCGTCGTCTGCCAGACCTGGAACACCACCGCGACCAGCGTCATCTGGCCGCCCACACCGGACAGTGCCTGGCCCGCCCACAGCCGTCGGAACGCCGGGGACGACCGCAGCGGGGCCGTGTCGATCAGTGCCCGTCTCACGCCCATGCGCCCGGCCTCCCCGAAGCCCGACCATGGCACCGTTGCTGTTGCTGTTGCTGTTGCTGTTGCTGTTGCTGTTGCTGTTGCTGTTGCCGCCCACGCCCACGCCCACGCCCACGCCCACGCTCCCGCGCCCGGCGCCCTTCGTGCCCTCCGCCATGTTCAGGCCGGGCCTCTCGCCCCGGCGTGCGCGCCATTACACAGTGCACCGCACACCCCGGGGCCGTTGCACCGTCACCTCGCGCTGCCGGGCCTGGCCTCCCTATCGCCACTCCGGGTCCTCGGCCAGCTTCTGGGCGACGCGGTCGTGGAAGCTCCTGCGTTCCAGGGCGCGTTCGATGTCGGTGACGACCCTGCTGAGGGGATAGGGGAGTTCCGCCTCCAGGTCCCCGAGGGCGGCCTCCGTGGCGCGCCACTCCGCGGCGAGGCGGCCGACGACGGCTCGGGCGCGGTCCGTCAGCGTCACCTTCTTGCTGCGGGCGTCGTCTCCCGCGACCGTCTCGACCCAGCCCGCCGCGCGCATCGCGGCCACTTTCTGGCTGAGCGCGGAGTGGGTGCGGCTGACGGACTCGGCCAGTTCCTTGATGGTCATCGGACCGCGGGCGTGCAGCCGCAGCAGCTCCATCACGTAGCTCGGCTTGAGCCCGTCGATCCGCCCGGACGTGTAGATGCGCGCGATGTCGTCGTCCATCGCCGCCTGGAGAAGCCGCAACGGGCGCCAGAGGCTGTGCAGTGAGGGGTCGTCCACGGGTGCGCCGGATACCGGTTCATCAGCCATGACGAGCATTATAACAGTGCTTATGTAAGCACTGTTGGAATTCTCGCCTGCCGCCCGCCGCCTGCCGCCCGCCGCCCCTTCGCCTCACCGCCTCTTCGCCTCACCGCTCTTCGGTGCACGGCGGGACGCGTGCACCACCCTCCGGGCGGGGCGGTGCGCCCCCGGGCGTACCCGGCCAACCCGCGCCCCCCCGGGGCGCTACCCCTCCACCCTCACCAGATGCACCGCCGCGCTGGCCCAGTCCCCGATCGGCAGTTCCGGCGAGATCCCGTACCCCATGAGGACCGACGCGTGGTGCACCTCGCCCGTGCGGGTGTCCCGGTAGCGGGCCTCCGGGGCCAGGGCGGCCAGGCGCAGGACGGGGCGGGGGGTGCCGTGCCGCGGGGCCCGCTGCCAGACCAGGACGAGTGCCTCCTGGCTGTCGCCGGTGAGGTACTGCACGGCGGTGGGGCCGTCGTCGCCGGGGCCGCGGAGCCGGTGGAGGGCGCCGTGCTGCACGATGTGGCGGACCTTCTTGTACTCCGACACCAGCTCGGCCGCCTCGGCGAGTTCTTCCGGTGTCCAGCGCGCCAGGTCCCCGCCGATCGCCAGCACACCCGCCATCGCCACGTGGAAGCGGTAGCGCAGCGGCACCGTCCGGCCGGTGAGCTGGTTGGGCACGTCCGTCACCCAGGCCGCCATCGTGCCCGCCGGGTAGATCTGGCCGTAGCCGTGCTGGATGGAGACCCGGTCCGCCGCGTCCGTGTTGTCGGACGGCCAGGCCTGGTCGGTTCGGGAGAGCGCGCCGAGGTCGACGCGGCCGCCGCCCCCGCTGCACGCCTCGATGCGCAGCCCCGGGTGGTCCGCGCGGAGCCGGTCGATGACGCGGTACAGGTTCTGTACGTACCGGGTCCACAGCAGGTCGTGGCCGTCCTCGCGGCCCGGCCAGCCGGCCTCGCTGAAGGCGCGGTTCATGTCCCACTTGAGGAAGTCGATGCCGTTGTCGGCGACCAGCCGGGTCAGCCAGGCGTGGGCCCAGTCGGCGACGTCGTCGCGGGCGAAGTTGAGCACGAGCTGGTTGCGCAGCTCGGTGCGGGTGCGGTGCGGGAAGTGCAGGACCCAGTCG
The nucleotide sequence above comes from Streptomyces sp. TS71-3. Encoded proteins:
- a CDS encoding ABC transporter ATP-binding protein, translating into MSLVDVRGLTVDYGTTRAVDDLSFTLAEGAALALVGESGSGKSTVAAALLGLHRGTGTHVGGSLTVAGTDVQQATDDELRRLRGARAAMVFQDPLSSLDPYYAVGDQIAEVYRTHTRAGRRAARERAFQVLDLVGIPDAARRARMRPHEFSGGMRQRALIAMAMACEPALLIADEPTTALDVTVQAQILDLLHGLREETGMGLLLVTHDVGVAAESVDEVLVMRAGRALERGPIGTVLRAPAEPYTRELLGSVPRVDGPKEQRRPVTGDVLLSATGLRRDFGRGRRAVTAVDDVSLTLHSGETLGVVGESGSGKTTLGRMLVGLLEPTAGTLAYGGAGRPRVQMVFQDPVASLNPRRSIGETIADPLRARGERDGARLRTRVGDLLERVGLDPAFYDRYPHEFSGGQRQRVGIARALAPRPDLIVCDEPVSSLDVTTQAHVTELLAEVQREFGLALVFIAHDLAVVRQVSDRVAVMRRGSVVEYGSVDEVYAAPRDPYTRRLLAAVPTLDPVAAAQRRTARRTLAPAP
- a CDS encoding DedA family protein codes for the protein MIEASSRVEHAGGVVGWATDVMGTLGAPGAGVANAVDTVIPFVPSEVILPIAGFAASEGQMSLTGAIFWATAGSVLGSLVVYYVGALLGRDRTRAVAARIPLIRVHDVDRAEAWFGRHGAKAVFIARMVPVIRSMISIPAGIERMPILTFTALTAMGSLIWNAAFILAGYWLGSNWRVVEKYGGYATTAVVILVVLAVGHFVVSRLRSSKEQNRSE
- a CDS encoding SDR family oxidoreductase; this encodes MTDRATGTAVVTGASGGMGAVFADRLAARGHDLILVARNRPKLETLAGELAEQTGRRVEVLAADLADRAQSVVVEDRLRSDESIELLVNNAGLSGFSPLTGADPDAAAEMIAVNTTAFTRLAIAALAGLTRRGRGAIINLSSALALNIYPVSAVYSGTKSYVIAFTQALQQELGDGPVRAQLAVPGGVDTAFWDGSGIELESLSADAVMSPEDAVDAVLAGFDAGEPVTIPSMPDITDWTSFDQARKDLIPKLSRAHPADRYTP
- a CDS encoding DUF2269 family protein, yielding MTKLLLSLHVLAAILAVGPVTVAASMFPGVLRRLRGNPGGEDAAILRVLHRICRVYAAIGIALLLFGFGTAISLGVLSSPWLITSIILTFAAAAVLILLILPAQEDALSSALEPGADSPLPSIGRLAMTTGVFNLLWATVTILMIIRPGSTTGA
- a CDS encoding GlxA family transcriptional regulator, which encodes MHTVAVIALGKVIPFDLATPIEVFSRTRLPDGRPGYQVRVCAEEPEVDAGTFTIRARWGLEGLKGADTVIVPGTAEPEAPVTPAVRTALREAAAGGTRIASICTGTFVLAACGLLDGLRATTHWLAKDSLAAGYPDIDVDPDVLYVDNGQILTSAGAAAGLDLCLHMIRRDYGSAVAADAARLSVMPLEREGGQAQFIVHDHTPTPKGSALEPLLAWLRDNIGRDLTLDEIAERAGVSSRTLIRRFREQTGTTPLQWLHRARVRQAQHLLETTQHSVERIGSQVGFGSPTAFRDRFKRTTGLSPGAYRRAFT
- a CDS encoding MFS transporter — its product is MGVRRALIDTAPLRSSPAFRRLWAGQALSGVGGQMTLVAVVFQVWQTTRSTAWTGAVGLAQALPLVVLGLYAGSLADRVERRSFYLLMLGGQAACSLLLAVQGIFGHLPAAGVLGLVAVQSCFTAGSGPVSRTFIPRLLPKQHLAAGLALRRLTFQGAMLLGPALGSLTVGGLGVGGCYLIDALTFAAAYYGAWGLPRMAPGEEPARPGARGMLDGMAFVVRTPAVRGALLTDLATTVLSMPVSLFPLLNAERFGDDPRTLGLFLTAVAAGGVGASVFSGTFTRLPRPGLVMLAGSASWGVALALFALAPGPWTGLAALVLAGAADTVSVVSRSIVVQSRTPAALLGRVGAAEQIVGQAGPDLGNLRAGLVADATSGATALISGGLLCLGAVALVAFFTPALRGSPAPLRSPASSPGQ
- a CDS encoding MarR family winged helix-turn-helix transcriptional regulator, whose product is MADEPVSGAPVDDPSLHSLWRPLRLLQAAMDDDIARIYTSGRIDGLKPSYVMELLRLHARGPMTIKELAESVSRTHSALSQKVAAMRAAGWVETVAGDDARSKKVTLTDRARAVVGRLAAEWRATEAALGDLEAELPYPLSRVVTDIERALERRSFHDRVAQKLAEDPEWR